In Corynebacterium nuruki S6-4, the following proteins share a genomic window:
- the pyrF gene encoding orotidine-5'-phosphate decarboxylase translates to MTSSSPGTFGDRFLARSARYGRLCVGMDPHAGILADWGLTVDVAGLREFSRICVEAFRETACVVKPQVAFYEAFGSAGFAVLEESIAALRAAGVLVIADAKRGDIGSTMAGYARAWLDDGSPLCADAVTVSPYLGLSSLDPVVELGERTGRGVIALAATSNPSGPQFQTLDAGTGVSVAQTVVDWAAAGNAARVAAGGAGNLGVVVGATVVDPPRLDAVGGMVLMPGVGAQGATGADADRIAGAAARHACPNMSRSVLAAGPDVGSLAAAVRASGAEFPQVAGA, encoded by the coding sequence ATGACGAGCAGTAGTCCGGGCACCTTCGGTGACCGCTTCCTCGCGCGCTCGGCCCGCTACGGGCGGCTGTGTGTGGGGATGGACCCGCACGCGGGCATCCTCGCCGACTGGGGCCTGACCGTCGACGTCGCGGGACTGCGCGAGTTCTCGCGGATCTGTGTCGAGGCGTTCCGGGAGACCGCCTGCGTCGTGAAGCCGCAGGTCGCGTTCTACGAGGCCTTCGGGTCGGCGGGGTTCGCGGTCCTGGAGGAGTCGATCGCGGCGCTGCGTGCCGCGGGCGTGCTCGTCATCGCGGACGCCAAGCGCGGTGACATCGGGTCGACGATGGCCGGTTACGCCCGCGCCTGGCTCGACGACGGTTCCCCGCTGTGCGCGGACGCCGTGACGGTGTCCCCGTACCTGGGCCTGTCCTCGCTGGACCCGGTGGTGGAGCTCGGGGAGCGGACCGGTCGGGGCGTCATCGCCCTGGCCGCCACCTCGAACCCGTCGGGGCCGCAGTTCCAGACCCTCGACGCCGGTACCGGCGTGAGCGTGGCGCAGACCGTCGTGGACTGGGCGGCCGCGGGTAACGCGGCCCGGGTCGCCGCCGGTGGCGCCGGGAATCTCGGTGTCGTGGTCGGCGCGACGGTCGTCGATCCGCCCCGGCTGGACGCAGTCGGCGGCATGGTGCTCATGCCCGGTGTCGGCGCCCAGGGCGCGACCGGGGCGGACGCCGACCGGATCGCCGGCGCGGCGGCCCGCCATGCCTGCCCCAACATGTCGCGGTCGGTGCTCGCGGCAGGTCCGGATGTGGGGTCGCTGGCGGCCGCCGTCCGGGCGTCCGGCGCGGAGTTCCCGCAGGTGGCCGGGGCGTAG
- the mihF gene encoding integration host factor, actinobacterial type, giving the protein MALPQLTPEQRAEALKKAAEARKARAELKDKLKRGGTDLKQVLADADSDPIIGKMKVSALLEALPKVGKVKAQEIMTELEIAPTRRLRGLGDRQRRALLERFGYEA; this is encoded by the coding sequence GTGGCCCTTCCCCAGCTGACCCCGGAGCAGCGTGCAGAAGCCCTCAAGAAGGCTGCCGAGGCCCGCAAGGCCCGTGCCGAGCTCAAGGACAAGCTGAAGCGTGGCGGTACCGACCTCAAGCAGGTCCTGGCCGACGCTGACAGTGATCCGATCATCGGCAAGATGAAGGTCTCCGCCCTCCTCGAGGCTCTGCCGAAGGTCGGCAAGGTCAAGGCCCAGGAGATCATGACTGAGCTGGAGATCGCCCCGACCCGTCGTCTGCGTGGTCTCGGCGACCGCCAGCGTCGTGCCCTGCTGGAGCGTTTCGGTTACGAGGCGTAG
- the gmk gene encoding guanylate kinase, producing MATDASTTGTGEGTPRLVVLAGPSAVGKSTVVQGLKDSVPDLFFSVSMTTRDPRPGEVDGRDYHYVSEAEFRQAIDDGQMLEWAEIHGGLQLSGTPRQPVENALAAGRPVLVEVDLAGARNVKQLLPQAVTVFLAPPTWEDLVSRLTGRGTESDEVIRRRLETAHEELASKDEFDRVVVNRDVDTAVGEIADILLGR from the coding sequence GTGGCAACGGATGCCAGCACGACCGGAACCGGGGAGGGGACGCCCCGTCTCGTCGTCCTCGCCGGTCCGTCCGCCGTCGGGAAGTCGACGGTCGTCCAGGGACTGAAGGACTCGGTCCCTGACCTGTTCTTCAGCGTCTCGATGACCACCCGGGACCCCCGTCCCGGTGAGGTCGACGGCCGTGACTACCATTACGTGTCAGAGGCCGAATTCCGGCAGGCCATCGACGACGGTCAGATGCTCGAATGGGCCGAGATCCACGGTGGGCTCCAGCTGTCGGGGACGCCCCGGCAGCCCGTCGAGAACGCTCTCGCCGCCGGACGCCCGGTCCTGGTCGAGGTCGACCTCGCGGGTGCCCGCAACGTCAAGCAGTTGCTGCCGCAGGCGGTGACCGTCTTCCTCGCCCCGCCGACCTGGGAGGATCTCGTCTCCCGGCTCACCGGCCGTGGGACCGAGAGTGACGAGGTCATCCGGCGTCGGTTGGAGACCGCCCACGAGGAGCTCGCCAGCAAGGACGAGTTCGACCGGGTCGTCGTCAACCGGGACGTGGACACGGCGGTCGGTGAGATCGCCGATATCCTGCTCGGCCGGTAG